A region of Argentina anserina chromosome 5, drPotAnse1.1, whole genome shotgun sequence DNA encodes the following proteins:
- the LOC126795749 gene encoding protein ALP1-like, giving the protein MDRRCFGLLCELLRTDGRIKNDGLVSVEEQVCCFVHTLAHHVKNRTIRGRFYRSGETVSRYFNSVLQGVLRLQGSLLRVPDPVLAECTDPRWKCFKNCLGALDGTYIRVRVPTNDKPRYRTRKGEVATNVLAVCSRDLQFIFVLPGWEGSASDSRVLHDAVTRPNGLRVPTGYYYLVDGGYTNGEGFLAPYRGTRYHLSEWDGGNLPRDHVEYFNMKHSKARNVIERCFGMLKGRWAILRSHSFYPIKTQCRIITACCLLHNLIRREMSVDPLENAVFPIETQNGEDVNIIDNVESSDQWTAWRNEIALSMYNQWTRRRVARALARAAEVEENRTRNRRAAIDDKAAREARD; this is encoded by the exons ATGGATAGAAGGTGTTTTGGTCTATTGTGTGAATTGTTGCGCACAGATGGGAGGATTAAAAATGATGGTTTGGTGTCAGTGGAAGAGCAAGTGTGTTGTTTTGTACATACACTTGCCCATCATGTGAAAAATCGTACGATTAGAGGTAGATTTTATAGATCTGGAGAGACAGTTAGTAGGTACTTCAATTCAGTGTTACAAGGTGTCTTACGATTGCAAGGGAGTTTGTTGAGGGTACCCGATCCGGTTCTTGCTGAATGCACAGATCCTCGATGGAAGTGTTTTAAG AATTGCTTGGGGGCACTGGATGGGACTTATATTAGAGTACGTGTGCCTACAAATGACAAGCCAAGATATCGAACAAGAAAGGGTGAAGTTGCTACAAATGTGTTGGCTGTTTGTTCTCGTGATTTGCAATTCATATTTGTTTTACCGGGTTGGGAGGGGTCGGCATCTGACTCTAGGGTTCTTCATGATGCAGTCACTAGGCCTAATGGATTAAGAGTTCCCACCG GTTATTATTACCTTGTAGATGGTGGTTATACGAATGGTGAGGGATTTCTTGCACCATATAGAGGAACAAGGTATCATTTATCAGAATGGGATGGTGGAAATTTGCCTAGGGATCATGTGGAATACTTTAACATGAAGCATTCAAAGGCAAGAAATGTGATAGAACGTTGTTTTGGAATGCTGAAAGGAAGATGGGCAATACTAAGAAGTCATTCATTTTATCCAATAAAGACACAATGTCGTATAATTACAGCTTGTTGTCTTTTACACAATTTGATTAGGAGAGAAATGTCTGTGGACCCACTGGAGAATGCAGTATTTCCTATTGAGACGCAAAACGGGGAAGATGTCAATATAATTGACAACGTTGAGTCCTCTGATCAGTGGACTGCATGGAGGAATGAAATAGCTTTAAGTATGTACAATCAGTGGACAAGAAGAAGGGTTGCTAGGGCCCTTGCAAGAGCTGCTGAAGTTGAAGAAAATAGAACAAGGAATAGAAGAGCTGCAATAGATGACAAAGCTGCTAGGGAAGCAAGGGATTAG